In Deinobacterium chartae, the genomic stretch CGCAGCCCTGCGGGCTCCGGCGCACTCCGCCTGAAACGAGGCAAGTGGGGGTTTGCTCGCTGGCCTGAGCGTCCGGGCGTCCTAAGATAGGGACATGAACTGGCTGCGTCCTGTTACTGCTCTGATCGTCGGCTGCGCCACCGCGCTCGTCCTCTTCGGAGCGTTCTACAACCGTTTTAGTCCCCGTCCCGAGCAGGGCGACCCCCAGCTGGCCCTGCAGATGATCCCGGTCGAACTGCTCGGCGGCCTGCTGATCGGTGTGCTGGTCTACCGGGTTTTCGGTCGCAAGCTCGCCGATCCCACCGGATCGCGCGAGGACGTGCACGAGCGGATGCTGATGCGCTTTGCCTTTCGCCGGGGCGGTGTGGTGCAGCTCGACCGCATCGAGAACGAATCCCCGCTCGACCGGATGACCGCCCGCCAGCTGCTGCACCGCTGGGTACAGCAGGGGCGTGCCGAGGAAACCGCTCCGGGCGAGTTCCGGGTGCTGCGTTGACCGCCGCCGCCCAAACCACCCTGACCCGCGACTTTACGGTCGCGGTTTTCGTGATCTGGGGCGGACGCCTGCTGCTGCACCCGCACCCCAAGATCGGCAAGCTGCTGCCCCCCGGCGGGCACGTGGAGCCCGGGGAACTGCCCGACGAGGCCGCCGTGCGCGAGACCCTCGAGGAGACCGGCCTGCGTGTGCGCCTGCTGGGGCGGCGCGGACCCGCCGACGACGGAGTGCTGCCGCTGGTGCGCCCGCACGGAGTGCAGCTCGAGGATATCCGGCCGGACCACCAGCACATCGACTTGATCTACTTTGCCGAGCCCGAGCCCGGGCAGGACATCCGGCCGCTTGAGCCCTTCGCGTGGTACGCGGCCGATCAGCTGGGCGCTGCGCCCGACGAGATCCGCCAGTGGGCGGCCATCGCCCTGGCCTCCGGCCTCGAAGATGACCCGCTACGGCGCGTGCTGTGGGAGTCGAACTTTGATCCCTGGGAGTCGCTGCACAGCGCCCTGATGGTGTCCGGCGAGCGCGCCGATCAGCTGCTCGCGCACGTTGCCCAGACCAAGCGGACCTACTGGACGCTGATCGCGCGGGCCTGCGGCTGTGAGGCTCCGCCCGCGCCCGGCACGGAGCTGCGCGATGACCTGCGCGCCCTGATGCACTACGAGTTGCGTGCGGTGGGCGCGCTGTCCGACGTGGACCGCGCCCGCCGCCTGAACTACTCGGGCCGCGACCTCAGCGTGGCCGAACTGGTCCGCCTCTCGGCCCGGCACTCGGTGTGGCACGCCGGACAGGTGCGCGCAACCCGGTGAGCGCGCCCAACGCCCTGTTCGATCTGGCGGTCAACCGGGCCGCCGGGGTGCTGCGCGGCCTGCGCCCCACCGACCGCGCGGCGGCGCTGCGCGAGTGGCATGCACGCACCCGCTTTGCGCGCCGCGTTCCCCTCGAGGCGGTGGTGGCCTGCCTCGAGGGGCGGCCCGAGGGGGGAGAGTGGCACTGGTCGGGCGGTCCCCAAGGAGCCTGGCTGCCCGGACGCGCCCCGTTTCCCTGAAGCGGCGGCCCCCGGGCCGCTTGGGGCCGTTTTATTGCGGTGGGGGCTGCAGAAGCGCGCGGGTGATCTCCGTACAATGCGGCGTGCCTGAACTTCCCGAAGTCGAGACCACCCGGCGGCTGATCGAGCCGCAACTGACCGGGGCGCGGGTGCTGCGTGTCGAGCACGCGCATCCGGAGCGTTACCTGCGCACGGCGGCCATCGAGGGGCGCACCGTGTCCGAGCTCGCCCGGCGCGGCAAGTACATCCTGGTCCGCTTTCACGAGCGCGAACCGGCCCTGGAACTGATCGTGCACCTGGGCATGACCGGCGGCTTCCGCCCGCAGGGGGGCCCGCACACCCGCGTGACCCTGCACACCGACCGTGGACCGCTGTTTTTCAACGATGCGCGGCGCTTCGGCAAGTGGCTGGTGGTGCCCGAGGGAGATTACCGCGAGCTGCCCACCCTGGCCGCCATGGGCCCCGAGCCGCTCTCGGACGATTTTTCCCTGGCCGAGTTCGTGCGGGCAGCCCGCTCGGCGGGAGCGGTCAAACCCTGGCTGCTCTCGCAGAAGCCGGTGGCGGGGCTGGGCAACATCTACGCAGACGAGGCGCTGTGGCGCGCGGGCATTCACCCCGAGACCCGGGGCCTGGACGAGGCGCAGGCCACCCGGCTGCACGCGGCCATCCGCGAGGTGCTGGCCCGCGCGGTCGAGGTCGGAGGCTCGACCCTCTCGGACAACACCTACCAGCAGCCCGACGGTAAACCGGGCTACTTCCAGCTCGAGCACAGCGTGTATGCGCGCGAGCGTCAGCCCTGCCCGCGCTGCGGCACCGAGATCCGCAAGTACTGGCTGGCCCAGCGCGGCACCCACTACTG encodes the following:
- the mutM gene encoding bifunctional DNA-formamidopyrimidine glycosylase/DNA-(apurinic or apyrimidinic site) lyase translates to MPELPEVETTRRLIEPQLTGARVLRVEHAHPERYLRTAAIEGRTVSELARRGKYILVRFHEREPALELIVHLGMTGGFRPQGGPHTRVTLHTDRGPLFFNDARRFGKWLVVPEGDYRELPTLAAMGPEPLSDDFSLAEFVRAARSAGAVKPWLLSQKPVAGLGNIYADEALWRAGIHPETRGLDEAQATRLHAAIREVLARAVEVGGSTLSDNTYQQPDGKPGYFQLEHSVYARERQPCPRCGTEIRKYWLAQRGTHYCPTCQAAP
- a CDS encoding NUDIX domain-containing protein, which codes for MTAAAQTTLTRDFTVAVFVIWGGRLLLHPHPKIGKLLPPGGHVEPGELPDEAAVRETLEETGLRVRLLGRRGPADDGVLPLVRPHGVQLEDIRPDHQHIDLIYFAEPEPGQDIRPLEPFAWYAADQLGAAPDEIRQWAAIALASGLEDDPLRRVLWESNFDPWESLHSALMVSGERADQLLAHVAQTKRTYWTLIARACGCEAPPAPGTELRDDLRALMHYELRAVGALSDVDRARRLNYSGRDLSVAELVRLSARHSVWHAGQVRATR